A single genomic interval of Zobellia nedashkovskayae harbors:
- a CDS encoding VOC family protein: MQAVTPFHIAIPVHNLDECRTFYREILNCEEGRSSDHWVDFNLFGHQLVIHYKPKTQTEDLHSNPVDGKNVPVPHYGVVLPWDVFESFSKELENKGVAFVIEPYVRFAGQTGEQATMFFLDPAGNALEFKAFKDMGQLFAK; encoded by the coding sequence ATGCAAGCCGTAACTCCCTTTCATATCGCCATACCCGTTCATAACTTAGACGAATGCCGCACATTCTATAGAGAAATATTAAACTGTGAAGAAGGCCGTAGTAGTGACCACTGGGTAGACTTTAATCTATTCGGACACCAATTGGTTATTCACTACAAACCTAAAACACAAACTGAAGACCTCCATAGCAATCCGGTTGACGGAAAAAATGTTCCGGTACCACATTATGGTGTTGTTTTGCCTTGGGATGTTTTTGAATCTTTTTCTAAAGAACTTGAAAATAAAGGAGTAGCGTTTGTTATAGAGCCCTATGTAAGATTTGCAGGCCAAACAGGTGAACAAGCAACGATGTTCTTTTTGGACCCAGCAGGTAACGCCTTAGAGTTTAAGGCATTTAAAGACATGGGGCAATTGTTTGCCAAGTAG
- a CDS encoding alpha/beta fold hydrolase: MKKTLNKMLPKVYGRYFNLLARVSKTRAAEKAFYVFCTVRKGRVLPNQKEYLDKAKSGALEVKNHTLQTYHWSGSKETVLLVHGWESNTFRWRNLIAKLLEANYNIVAFDAPAHGYSSGQYLDLPSYSDGVQAMIEKYNPKYLIGHSMGGMTLMYNEFYHKNEGVEKMITIGSPSEFYEIMDHYQRLLDFNDNVREALEAYVLNRFGFTVKEFSSSRFAKTNTKKGLLFHDELDKLAPFHASEAVHSYWNDSTFIRTKGLGHSMHQEHINDQIVDFLNN; the protein is encoded by the coding sequence ATGAAAAAAACGCTGAATAAAATGCTCCCAAAGGTATACGGCAGGTATTTTAATTTACTTGCCAGAGTGTCTAAAACGAGAGCGGCAGAAAAAGCTTTCTATGTTTTCTGCACGGTGAGAAAAGGAAGGGTTCTTCCCAATCAAAAAGAATATCTGGACAAAGCCAAAAGCGGAGCTCTTGAAGTTAAAAACCATACTTTACAAACCTATCATTGGTCAGGCAGTAAGGAAACCGTTCTGTTGGTCCATGGATGGGAGAGCAATACTTTTAGATGGCGCAATCTTATTGCAAAGCTACTCGAAGCCAACTATAACATTGTGGCTTTCGATGCTCCTGCACACGGGTATTCTTCTGGTCAATACCTCGACCTTCCTTCATATTCTGATGGCGTTCAAGCCATGATTGAAAAATATAACCCCAAATATCTTATTGGACACTCCATGGGAGGAATGACCCTTATGTACAACGAGTTTTACCATAAAAATGAAGGTGTTGAAAAAATGATAACCATTGGTTCCCCTTCAGAATTTTATGAAATAATGGATCACTACCAGAGACTACTTGATTTTAACGACAATGTTCGTGAGGCACTTGAAGCCTATGTCCTTAATCGTTTCGGCTTTACAGTCAAGGAATTTTCGTCCTCTCGCTTTGCAAAAACAAATACAAAAAAAGGATTACTATTCCATGATGAGCTAGATAAATTAGCGCCCTTTCATGCCTCGGAAGCTGTTCACTCTTATTGGAATGACAGTACATTTATTCGCACTAAAGGTCTTGGACACTCTATGCACCAAGAACATATAAATGATCAAATTGTAGATTTTTTGAACAACTAA
- a CDS encoding 7-carboxy-7-deazaguanine synthase QueE, translating into MVKDEVLKEVDKGNMLPLMEEFYTIQGEGFHKGTAAYFIRVGGCDVGCHWCDVKESWNAETHPPTAIEQITENAAKYSDTIVITGGEPLTWNMQPLTDALKAKNLKIHIETSGAYPLTGTWDWICLSPKKNKLPVGRIYDEAHELKVIVFNKHDLIFAEQEAAKTNKDCILYLQPEWSVRDKVVPMIVDYVMKNPKWKVSLQTHKYLNIP; encoded by the coding sequence ATGGTAAAAGATGAAGTTTTAAAGGAAGTGGATAAGGGGAACATGTTGCCCTTAATGGAAGAATTCTACACCATACAAGGCGAAGGTTTCCATAAAGGTACAGCAGCATATTTTATTAGAGTTGGAGGATGTGATGTTGGATGTCACTGGTGTGATGTTAAAGAAAGCTGGAATGCAGAAACTCATCCACCAACGGCTATAGAACAGATTACCGAAAATGCAGCTAAATATTCCGATACTATTGTAATTACCGGAGGAGAGCCTCTTACTTGGAACATGCAACCTTTAACCGATGCTTTAAAAGCTAAAAATCTTAAAATTCATATTGAAACTTCTGGAGCATACCCTCTAACGGGTACTTGGGATTGGATTTGCCTGTCTCCAAAGAAGAACAAATTACCTGTGGGCAGAATTTATGATGAGGCCCATGAGTTAAAGGTTATTGTATTTAATAAGCACGATTTAATTTTTGCAGAACAAGAGGCTGCAAAAACCAACAAAGACTGTATTCTCTATTTACAACCAGAATGGAGTGTGCGGGACAAAGTAGTTCCTATGATTGTGGATTATGTTATGAAGAATCCTAAATGGAAAGTCTCACTACAGACGCATAAGTATTTAAATATACCATAG
- a CDS encoding aldo/keto reductase has translation MIYRRFGRTGWQVSEVGYGMWGMAGWTESDDKQSAKSLDLAVENGVNFFDTAWGYGEGHSEELLGELIRRHPKTKLYAASKIPPKNFNWPAKPEYKFEDSYPTNHIIEYTEKTLTNLGMERIDLMQFHTWDDGWSSRDEWQRAIEDLKKAGKIGAMGISVNRWEPENGIEALKTGLIDAVQVIYNVFDQNPEDVLFPLCEELDIAVIARVPFDEGTLTGNLTKETTFPEGDWRGTYFVPENLNSSVDHADALRPLIPEGMTMAEMALRFILENKTVGTTIPGMRKERNVLANTATSDGKRLPKELVEELQKHRWVRKPTEWSQ, from the coding sequence GAATGTGGGGAATGGCCGGCTGGACAGAGTCTGATGACAAACAATCTGCCAAATCTCTTGACCTAGCTGTTGAAAACGGAGTCAACTTTTTTGATACCGCTTGGGGTTATGGAGAAGGGCATAGTGAAGAGTTGTTAGGTGAGCTTATCCGCAGACATCCCAAAACAAAACTATACGCAGCCAGCAAGATTCCGCCTAAAAATTTCAACTGGCCAGCAAAGCCGGAATATAAATTTGAGGATTCGTACCCAACTAACCATATTATAGAGTATACTGAGAAAACGTTGACCAATCTGGGTATGGAACGTATTGATTTGATGCAGTTTCATACATGGGATGACGGTTGGTCTAGCCGTGATGAGTGGCAACGTGCTATTGAGGATTTGAAGAAAGCAGGAAAAATTGGTGCTATGGGCATCAGTGTTAATCGCTGGGAACCTGAAAATGGTATTGAAGCTTTAAAAACGGGTCTGATAGATGCCGTTCAGGTAATTTATAATGTTTTTGATCAGAATCCTGAGGACGTTCTTTTTCCTCTATGTGAGGAGTTGGATATTGCTGTAATTGCACGCGTGCCCTTTGATGAAGGAACATTGACGGGCAATCTTACTAAGGAAACTACATTTCCGGAGGGAGATTGGCGCGGGACGTATTTTGTGCCTGAAAATCTAAACTCTAGTGTAGACCATGCCGATGCCTTACGACCCTTAATTCCTGAAGGGATGACCATGGCCGAGATGGCGTTGCGATTTATTTTGGAGAATAAGACTGTTGGTACGACTATTCCGGGCATGCGAAAAGAGCGTAACGTTTTAGCCAACACCGCTACAAGTGATGGGAAAAGATTGCCAAAAGAGTTAGTTGAGGAATTACAAAAGCACCGTTGGGTAAGAAAACCCACGGAGTGGTCACAATAG
- a CDS encoding YitT family protein, which translates to MNTLLQYILVQRAKAKLKGKKAIAKRQLVKEVRYGQVEFVHAIKEILFIAIGVGAAGFGLKGFLLPNHFIDGGATGVSLLIQVKSNIPLGVLLLLVNIPFVLLGAKTISKKFALKSIFAIVALALVVHFVSYPIITSDKLLIAVFGGFFLGLGIGMAMRGGSVIDGTEVLAIYLSRKWHLTIGDVLLLINIIIFSAGAYLLSIETALYAILTYLVAAKTVNYVVDGVEEYIGVTVISPKNEEIRIMLTEKMGRACTVYNGKGGYSKDGIARINQDIIYTVMTRLELARLSTEIDKIDKNAFIVMGVVKDIKGGMIKKKPLK; encoded by the coding sequence ATGAATACACTTCTGCAATACATCTTGGTACAACGGGCTAAAGCAAAGCTTAAAGGCAAAAAAGCAATTGCCAAAAGACAACTGGTTAAAGAAGTTAGATATGGACAAGTAGAATTTGTCCATGCTATCAAAGAAATACTTTTTATAGCCATTGGTGTTGGTGCAGCAGGATTTGGTCTAAAAGGCTTTTTGCTACCCAATCATTTTATTGATGGCGGAGCAACAGGTGTATCGCTATTGATTCAGGTAAAATCGAATATACCATTGGGAGTTTTATTGTTATTGGTAAACATTCCCTTTGTACTTCTTGGGGCCAAAACCATCAGCAAGAAATTTGCTTTAAAAAGCATTTTCGCCATTGTAGCACTAGCCCTTGTAGTGCATTTTGTTTCCTACCCTATTATCACCAGTGACAAGCTGCTGATAGCCGTTTTTGGCGGATTCTTTTTAGGTCTCGGCATTGGTATGGCCATGCGTGGCGGTAGCGTTATAGATGGCACAGAAGTCTTAGCCATTTACCTCAGTAGAAAATGGCACTTGACCATTGGGGATGTTCTCCTTCTCATTAATATTATAATCTTTTCAGCAGGTGCTTATTTGTTAAGTATAGAAACTGCTTTATATGCCATTCTCACCTACTTAGTGGCTGCTAAAACGGTGAACTATGTAGTAGATGGTGTGGAAGAATATATTGGTGTGACGGTAATTTCACCCAAAAATGAAGAAATACGCATCATGCTTACCGAAAAAATGGGCAGAGCCTGTACGGTTTATAATGGCAAAGGCGGATATTCTAAAGATGGAATCGCTCGTATCAATCAAGATATTATTTACACTGTAATGACTCGTTTAGAACTGGCCAGATTAAGCACCGAAATTGATAAGATAGATAAAAATGCCTTTATTGTTATGGGCGTTGTTAAAGATATTAAAGGAGGCATGATTAAAAAGAAGCCTCTAAAATAG
- a CDS encoding helicase HerA-like domain-containing protein, which translates to MAIKDEFFKHIESGYATKGDYIVMGAAMLDEEAITNAHVKIPLKTLNRHGLIAGATGTGKTKTLQVLAENLSDKGIPVLLMDLKGDLSGLAQPSPGHPKIDERHAKIGLPFEAKAFPVEILSLSEQDGVKLRATVSEFGPVLLSRILDLTETQEGIVAVVFKYCDDNKLPLLDLKDFKKVLQYATGTGKAEFTKHYGRISTSSTGTILRKIIELEQQGADLFFGEKSFDVEDLTRIDENGKGYINILRLTDIQDRPKLFSTFMLSLLAEIYSTFPEQGDSDRPELILFIDEAHLIFNEASKALLDQIESIVKLIRSKGIGIYFVTQNPADVPNEVLSQLGLKVQHALRAFTARDRKAIKLTAENYPISEYYNTKEVLTSLGIGEALISALDEKGRPTPLAATLLRAPMSRMDVLSDSELKSVIKNSSLVKKYGEVIDRESAYEILNEKIEKAETAAAKEKDKPKSTSRRSTSTRQNPIIKVLTSATFIRGVLGVLKKVMR; encoded by the coding sequence ATGGCTATTAAAGACGAATTCTTCAAACATATTGAGAGCGGTTACGCAACCAAAGGCGATTATATTGTAATGGGAGCAGCAATGCTAGATGAAGAGGCCATTACCAATGCCCATGTAAAGATTCCTTTAAAGACCTTGAACCGTCACGGGCTTATTGCCGGAGCAACGGGAACAGGTAAAACCAAAACACTTCAGGTACTAGCTGAAAATCTATCCGATAAGGGAATTCCTGTATTATTGATGGATTTAAAAGGAGATTTAAGTGGTTTAGCGCAACCTAGTCCCGGTCATCCAAAAATAGATGAGCGCCATGCTAAGATTGGCCTACCATTTGAAGCTAAAGCTTTTCCTGTAGAAATCCTTTCGCTTTCTGAGCAAGACGGCGTTAAACTAAGAGCTACAGTATCTGAATTTGGGCCCGTACTTTTATCTCGTATTCTTGACCTTACTGAAACGCAAGAAGGTATTGTTGCCGTTGTTTTTAAATATTGCGATGACAATAAACTTCCGCTTTTAGATTTAAAAGATTTCAAAAAAGTATTGCAATACGCTACTGGTACCGGCAAAGCAGAATTCACAAAACACTACGGTAGAATTTCTACAAGTTCTACTGGAACCATTCTAAGAAAAATAATAGAACTTGAACAACAGGGAGCCGATTTATTTTTTGGCGAAAAATCGTTTGATGTAGAAGATTTAACTAGAATTGACGAAAATGGAAAAGGGTATATCAATATTTTAAGATTGACCGATATCCAAGATCGCCCAAAACTATTTTCTACATTTATGTTAAGCCTTTTGGCGGAGATTTACAGTACTTTTCCAGAGCAAGGCGATAGTGATAGACCTGAATTAATTCTATTTATAGACGAAGCTCACCTTATTTTTAACGAAGCTTCAAAAGCATTGTTAGACCAAATTGAAAGTATTGTTAAGTTGATACGTTCAAAAGGTATTGGCATTTATTTTGTTACTCAAAACCCAGCCGATGTGCCTAACGAGGTACTTTCGCAATTAGGTCTCAAAGTACAACATGCTCTTCGTGCTTTTACTGCAAGAGACCGAAAGGCCATAAAACTTACGGCCGAGAATTATCCTATTTCAGAATATTATAACACCAAAGAAGTATTAACTTCCTTAGGTATTGGTGAAGCTCTTATTTCTGCTTTGGATGAAAAAGGACGCCCTACGCCACTAGCTGCTACTTTATTACGTGCACCTATGAGCCGGATGGATGTTTTGAGCGACAGCGAACTGAAGTCCGTGATTAAAAATTCTAGCTTAGTTAAGAAATATGGTGAAGTTATAGACAGAGAAAGTGCCTACGAAATTCTAAACGAGAAAATAGAAAAAGCTGAAACTGCAGCTGCAAAAGAAAAGGACAAACCTAAAAGCACATCAAGAAGAAGCACCAGCACAAGACAAAACCCGATAATAAAAGTATTGACCAGTGCCACTTTTATTCGCGGTGTTTTAGGAGTTCTGAAAAAAGTAATGCGATAA